In Streptomyces alboniger, the following are encoded in one genomic region:
- a CDS encoding lysophospholipid acyltransferase family protein produces MAELVYRPVIGAAKTLFKAWDLKIDCKGSENIPRSGGAVLVSNHISYLDFIFDGLAALPQKRLVRFMAKESVFRHKISGPLMRGMKHIPVDRKQGETAYAHALDSLRSGEIIGVFPEATISQSFTLKTFKSGAARLAQEAGVPIIPMALWGTQRLWTKGHPRNFRRSHLPITIRVGEPVEAPKDQYAGAITRRVRERCQELLEAAQRAYPVRPKGPDDTWWMPAHLGGTAPTPAEVKAAEAG; encoded by the coding sequence ATGGCAGAGCTTGTCTACCGTCCGGTCATCGGTGCCGCGAAAACGCTGTTCAAGGCGTGGGACCTGAAGATCGACTGCAAAGGCTCGGAGAACATCCCACGGTCCGGCGGCGCGGTCCTCGTCAGCAACCACATCAGCTACCTCGACTTCATCTTCGACGGGCTCGCAGCGCTGCCGCAGAAGCGCCTCGTGCGCTTCATGGCCAAGGAGTCGGTCTTCCGGCACAAGATCTCCGGGCCGCTGATGCGCGGGATGAAGCACATCCCCGTGGACCGCAAGCAGGGCGAGACGGCCTACGCGCACGCGCTGGACTCGCTGCGCTCCGGGGAGATCATCGGCGTCTTCCCCGAGGCGACGATCTCGCAGTCCTTCACGCTCAAGACCTTCAAGTCGGGCGCCGCGCGCCTGGCCCAAGAGGCCGGGGTGCCGATCATCCCGATGGCCCTGTGGGGCACGCAGCGGCTGTGGACCAAGGGGCACCCGCGCAACTTCAGACGCAGCCACCTGCCGATCACGATCCGTGTCGGCGAGCCGGTCGAGGCGCCCAAGGACCAGTACGCAGGCGCGATCACCCGGCGGGTCCGGGAGCGCTGCCAGGAGCTGCTGGAGGCCGCTCAGCGCGCCTACCCGGTGCGCCCCAAGGGCCCGGACGACACCTGGTGGATGCCGGCCCACCTCGGCGGGACGGCGCCGACCCCGGCCGAGGTGAAGGCCGCCGAGGCCGGCTGA
- a CDS encoding B3/B4 domain-containing protein has protein sequence MTVPPVAPRAPLTLTVSDEVRTLAPGFTHLAIEAHGLVNGPSTDDSSALLDDAARRLAVRLDGRAPHEDPHMAAWRAAYTAFGAKPSRTRNSAEALAKRALADGGLPRINTLVDVYNAISVAHLIPVGGEDLDLIKGGMRLVRATGTEDFVTAAAGEGVVEHPEAGEVVWCDDEGVTCRRWNWRQGPRTRLTEESVNAIFLLEGVGPDAGLEAAGAELAGLLEKFSPGAHVTVHAPR, from the coding sequence ATGACAGTCCCGCCAGTAGCGCCCCGAGCACCCCTGACACTCACCGTCTCCGACGAGGTGCGCACCCTCGCGCCCGGCTTCACCCACCTCGCCATCGAGGCCCACGGCCTCGTCAACGGCCCGAGCACCGACGACAGCTCGGCCCTCCTCGACGACGCGGCGCGGCGTCTCGCCGTACGACTCGACGGCCGCGCACCGCACGAGGACCCGCACATGGCCGCCTGGCGCGCCGCCTACACGGCCTTCGGCGCGAAGCCCTCGCGGACTCGCAACTCCGCCGAGGCGCTGGCCAAGCGGGCGCTCGCCGACGGCGGACTGCCCAGGATCAACACCCTCGTCGACGTCTACAACGCGATCAGCGTGGCCCATCTGATCCCGGTCGGTGGCGAGGACCTGGACCTGATCAAGGGCGGTATGCGCCTGGTGCGGGCCACCGGCACCGAGGACTTCGTGACCGCCGCGGCGGGGGAGGGGGTCGTCGAGCACCCCGAGGCCGGTGAGGTCGTCTGGTGTGACGACGAGGGCGTCACCTGCCGGCGCTGGAACTGGCGCCAGGGGCCGCGCACCCGTCTCACCGAGGAGTCGGTGAACGCGATCTTCCTGTTGGAGGGCGTGGGGCCGGACGCCGGTCTTGAGGCGGCGGGCGCCGAACTCGCCGGACTCCTGGAGAAGTTCAGCCCCGGCGCGCACGTCACCGTCCACGCGCCGCGGTAG
- a CDS encoding transglutaminase-like domain-containing protein, which yields MQLIQENPDLPAYLAADEVVDHQHPLVREIAGRLAAQAVDSYVYAQAAYEFVRDAIPHSADSGDMRVTWRASDVLEQGTGICHAKAHALAALLRAEGIPTALCYQRLTHDAGSGHCVHGLVAVRFDGKWHRQDCRGNKPGVDARFSLAGERLAFSPDGESNEMDYPVLYAAPHPVVLSAMKSAPDRPHLWENLPDAL from the coding sequence ATGCAGCTGATCCAGGAAAACCCTGACCTGCCCGCCTATCTGGCTGCCGATGAGGTCGTCGACCATCAGCATCCCCTCGTACGCGAGATCGCTGGGCGCCTGGCCGCGCAGGCCGTCGATTCATACGTATACGCGCAGGCCGCGTACGAGTTCGTGCGGGACGCCATCCCGCACTCCGCCGACAGCGGCGACATGCGCGTCACGTGGCGCGCCTCGGACGTCCTGGAGCAGGGCACCGGCATCTGTCACGCGAAGGCCCACGCGCTGGCCGCGCTGCTGCGTGCCGAGGGCATCCCGACCGCGCTCTGCTACCAGCGGCTGACCCATGACGCGGGAAGCGGTCACTGCGTCCACGGCCTCGTCGCCGTGCGCTTCGACGGGAAGTGGCACCGGCAGGACTGCCGCGGCAACAAACCGGGCGTCGACGCCCGGTTCTCACTGGCCGGGGAGCGGCTGGCCTTTTCGCCCGACGGCGAGTCCAATGAGATGGACTATCCAGTACTCTATGCTGCACCACATCCGGTGGTCCTGAGCGCCATGAAGAGCGCGCCGGACCGGCCGCACCTGTGGGAGAACCTCCCCGACGCGCTCTGA
- a CDS encoding threonine aldolase family protein — protein sequence MNPPKTDARRHHDPDVRGFASDNYAGAHPEVMAALALANGGHQIAYGEDDYTANLQQVIRGHFGPTAEAFPVFNGTGANVVALQAVTDRWGAVICAESAHINVDEGGAPERMAGIKLLTVPTPDGKLTPELIDKQAFGWDDEHRAMPQVVSIAQNTELGTLYTPEEIRAICDHAHRLGMKVHLDGSRIANAAAALDVPMRTFTNAVGVDILSLGGTKNGALFGEAVVVINQDAVRHMKHLRKMSMQLASKMRFVSVQLEALLAKDLWLRNARHANEMAQRLADGVRSVHGVEILYPVQANAVFARLPHDVSERLQKRYRFYFWDEAAGVVRWMCAFDTRAEDVDGFLAALKEEMAR from the coding sequence GTGAACCCGCCGAAGACCGACGCCCGGCGCCACCACGACCCGGACGTGCGGGGCTTCGCGAGCGACAACTACGCGGGCGCGCACCCCGAGGTCATGGCCGCCCTGGCCCTGGCCAACGGCGGCCACCAGATCGCGTACGGCGAGGACGACTACACGGCCAACCTCCAGCAGGTGATCCGAGGACACTTCGGCCCCACCGCCGAGGCGTTCCCGGTGTTCAACGGCACGGGTGCCAACGTCGTCGCGCTCCAGGCGGTCACCGACCGCTGGGGCGCGGTGATCTGCGCCGAGTCCGCGCACATCAACGTCGACGAGGGCGGCGCCCCCGAGCGCATGGCCGGCATCAAGCTGCTCACGGTGCCGACGCCGGACGGCAAGCTCACCCCCGAGCTGATCGACAAGCAGGCGTTCGGCTGGGACGACGAGCACCGCGCGATGCCGCAGGTCGTCTCGATCGCGCAGAACACCGAGCTGGGCACGCTGTACACGCCCGAGGAGATCCGCGCGATCTGCGACCACGCGCACCGGCTCGGCATGAAGGTGCACCTCGACGGCTCGCGGATAGCCAACGCGGCGGCCGCGCTGGACGTGCCGATGCGCACGTTCACGAACGCGGTCGGCGTCGACATCCTCTCGCTCGGCGGCACCAAGAACGGCGCGCTGTTCGGCGAGGCCGTCGTGGTGATCAACCAGGACGCCGTGCGCCACATGAAGCACCTGCGCAAGATGTCGATGCAGCTCGCCTCGAAGATGCGTTTCGTCTCCGTGCAGCTGGAGGCGCTGCTCGCCAAGGACCTGTGGCTGCGCAACGCCCGGCACGCCAACGAGATGGCCCAGCGCCTCGCGGACGGTGTCCGCTCGGTGCACGGCGTGGAGATCCTCTACCCGGTGCAGGCCAACGCCGTCTTCGCGCGCCTGCCGCACGATGTGAGCGAGCGGCTTCAGAAGCGGTACCGCTTCTACTTCTGGGACGAGGCGGCGGGCGTCGTGCGCTGGATGTGCGCGTTCGACACCCGTGCGGAGGACGTCGACGGGTTCCTCGCGGCGCTCAAGGAGGAGATGGCGCGCTGA